One Lachancea thermotolerans CBS 6340 chromosome B complete sequence genomic window, AGGTGGTGCTGTACGGTAACGACTTCGATGAAGCCAAGACTGAATGCACCAGAAtctctgaagaaagagggcTGACAAACATCCCTCCTTTCGACCATCCATATGTCATTGCGGGACAGGGCACTGTCGCCATGGAAATTTTGAGACAGGTCCACAATGCGGCAAAGATCGGCGCAGTTTTCGTGCCAGTTGGCGGTGGCGGTTTAGTCGCTGGTGTTGCTGCttacttgaagagaatTGCACCACACATCAAGATCATCGGCGTTGAGACTTACGACTCTGCAACTCTTAAGACATCGCTTGAAGCTGGTACTCGCACCCCATTGAGCACTGTTGGAACTTTTGCTGATGGTACTTCCGTTCGCATGATCGGTGAAGAGACTTTCCGTATCTGCCAGGATCTTGTTGACGATGTTATTTTGGTGAACACAGACGAAATCTGCGCTGCAGTAAAGGATATCTTCGAAGACACTAGAAGCATTGTCGAGCCATCAGGCGCTCTAGCTGTTGCTGGTCTCAAAAAGTACGTTACACAAGTGCACCCTGATGTTGACCACTCCAAGAAAACCTATGTGCCAATCCTGTCAGGTGCCAACATGAACTTTGACAGATTGAGATTCGTATCCGAGCGTGCTGTGCTTGGTGAGGGTAAGGAAGTCTTCATGCTTGTCACCATCCCAGATGTCCCaggttctttcaagcagctgcagcGTGTTATCCACCCAAGAGCTGTCACTGAATTCTCCTACCGTTACAACGAACATCGTCACAGCAGCGCATCTGATGTGCCCAAAGCCTACATCTACACTTCTTTCAGCGTTGTGGACCGTGAGAAGGAAATCAAGCAGGttttgcagcagcttcatGGCCTCGGATTTGATGCTGTGGACATTTCCGACAATGAGATGGCCAAGAGTCATGGAAGGTATCTCGTTGGAGGCGCCTCCAAGGTCCCAAACGAGAAGATTGTGTCTTTTGAATTCCCAGAGAGACCCGGTGCTCTAACGAAGTTTCTGGATGGAATGAGCGACTCCTGGAACCTCACGCTGTTCCACTACAGAAACCATGGCTCCGATGTGGGCAAGGTCTTGGCTGGTGTTTCGGTATCGGCAGAGGACAATGAAGGGttccaaaagtttttggatgaCCTGGGATACAAGTACCAGGACGAGACCAACAACATGGTTTACCAgaaattcttgaagttttaATATTTGGGAGCAGAATTTGAAATCACTTTGTTAGGTGTTGCTCGCATTTTTCGAGCTTTCGATTTATAGCATCAGTTTTGCACACCAAACTCACTAGGTTTATAGAATTTGGCTGGGTTGCATGACTCTCTGTTCATGAATTTTATATATTAGACCTTAACATCCGGAAGTACAACTTCTCGCACTTTATAATATTAATGATCAAAAAATGTGTCCAAGTGCCAAAAAGCGATAAAACTTAGGCATTCACTCCAAGCACCTGCGATGAGGCCTTGTCTGAAGACAATTGTACGCAATGTACACGTTTATCAGACCAAAAGTCTTACAGGGGATGCAGTTAAGGCATCTAGTACACACAACCTCTTGCAGTCGCTAGGCTATATCAAACAGACGCAGAGCGGGCTGGTGCATTGGCTACCACTTGGATTGCGTACACTAAACAAGATCACAAACATAATAAAGCATCGAATGGAAACGGACGGGAAGGCTGAGGAAGTTTCACTGAGTTTACTATCGCCAAAGTCATTATGGGTTCACACTAACCGTTGGGACAATGGCGAGCTGTTCAAACTAAAGGACTCGAAGGGCTCAGACTACTGTTTGGCCCCTACATGCGAGGAGGAAATTACGTCCTTGATAGGGAGTTACGTTACGAGCTACAAAGACCTGCCGATGACCGTTTACCAAGTCGGAAGAAAGTATAGAGACGAAAAAAGACCAAGAGGGGGCTTACTGCGCGGCCGTGAATTCTTAATGAAAGATGCTTATTCGTTCGACGCCTCGAAGGAAGAGGCTGTTCGCACGTTTGAGTCCATGAACCACACATACGATCTTATTTTCAAGGACCTGGGCGTCCCCTTTGTGAGCGCATGGGCGGATTCTGGGGACATCGGCGGCGACATGAGCAAAGAATACCACTATACCCATGAATCTGGCGAAGACACCGTTATGGCGTGCGATTCGTGTGGCCATATTTCTAATGTGGAGAAATGCAGCTCATTCCCGGTCGAGGACAACCAGTACAGTGGAGACGTTAGTGTGCGGTATGCCTTAAGCGAGGACAGAGATACACTCGTGTGCCTGTACTATCCTCAGAATCGGGTCTTAAATTGGAATCTGGTCAAGGCAGCCTTGGATGGGGACGTGGACTCCTCGCTCCGCGACACAAGTAACGAAAAGGTGCTGGAGCTCTTCCGCGCCAACAAGTCCGAAGACGAAATGATGCTAGCAAGCGTGCTAAGGGTGATGGACTGTAGGCTCAATTCCCGATCAAACTATCCGGACTTTCCTTTGAACCAGTATCTGAAAAGTAACTTCTCGCAGCTCAGCGACGCATCGATAGTGGACGCGGAGGCTGGGGAGCTCTGCGGCTCCTGCGAGGAGGGCCATCTgagcagcaaaagaagcattGAGGTTGGCCACACTTTCTTCCTGGGCCAGAAATACTCAGAGCCCTTAAACGCGAAATTCAGCACAAGAGAAAACACAGAGGAGTACTGCGAGATGGGGTGCTATGGGATCGGGGTGAGCCGTCTGGTGGGCGCAATCGCACATGTGACGCGCGACGACGCAGGACTCCGATGGCCGCGCGCTGTGGCGCCCTACGAGATCTCGATCTGCGCCGCAAAGCAGGACGAGCTTGTGGCCGAGGTGGAGGGCCTCCTGTCGAGCTGGGGACGCGAGGTCTGGGTCAACCGCGATGAAAAGGCGGGGCTGGGCCGCAAGATCGCCGCAAGCCACAGCCTGGGGATCCCTGTGTGCGTGATCGTGGGGAAAAAGAGCTGGCCATGCGTGGAGATCGAGGTGCGCGCCCCGCTCGTGGGAGAGCGCTGGCGCGCGGAACTTGCACAGCACGGGGAGGCCTGGGGATGGACCGTGCAGGAGAGCGCGCCGGTGGGCGGTGCGGCGCACCATCGCGTGCGCAAGGAGCACCTGAAGGACGTGGTGGGCGTGATATTGACAGATATGTAGGTTATTAAAGAGTACGTGCAAATCGCAGACGCCGCGCCAGCTCGGCCGGCCGGCCAGACCCTCTTAGAACAGCTTGCCGGTGACCTTGGCCACAACGTGCAGGGCGACCACGGAGAAGATGAATCCGActgccaagaacaacaCGACCAGCGGGTCCACGCGCAAACCGTTAGCTTCATCTGTGTACAACTTC contains:
- the ILV1 gene encoding threonine ammonia-lyase ILV1 (highly similar to uniprot|P00927 Saccharomyces cerevisiae YER086W ILV1 Threonine deaminase catalyzes the first step in isoleucine biosynthesis expression is under general amino acid control ILV1 locus exhibits highly positioned nucleosomes whose organization is independent of known ILV1 regulation) — its product is MASKISSQELKMSSTLLTRTRPALVSRFLLRYQSSAVANLQKLHAKLNPDELLPDSTPDYVRLILRSSVYDVIEESPITRGVGLSSRLNTNVQLKREDLLPVFSFKLRGAYNMMAKLSEAQKNQGVIACSAGNHAQGVAFASRHLNIPAIIVMPVNTPSIKYQNVSRLGGQVVLYGNDFDEAKTECTRISEERGLTNIPPFDHPYVIAGQGTVAMEILRQVHNAAKIGAVFVPVGGGGLVAGVAAYLKRIAPHIKIIGVETYDSATLKTSLEAGTRTPLSTVGTFADGTSVRMIGEETFRICQDLVDDVILVNTDEICAAVKDIFEDTRSIVEPSGALAVAGLKKYVTQVHPDVDHSKKTYVPILSGANMNFDRLRFVSERAVLGEGKEVFMLVTIPDVPGSFKQLQRVIHPRAVTEFSYRYNEHRHSSASDVPKAYIYTSFSVVDREKEIKQVLQQLHGLGFDAVDISDNEMAKSHGRYLVGGASKVPNEKIVSFEFPERPGALTKFLDGMSDSWNLTLFHYRNHGSDVGKVLAGVSVSAEDNEGFQKFLDDLGYKYQDETNNMVYQKFLKF
- the AIM10 gene encoding putative proline--tRNA ligase AIM10 (similar to uniprot|P39965 Saccharomyces cerevisiae YER087W Hypothetical ORF) → MRPCLKTIVRNVHVYQTKSLTGDAVKASSTHNLLQSLGYIKQTQSGLVHWLPLGLRTLNKITNIIKHRMETDGKAEEVSLSLLSPKSLWVHTNRWDNGELFKLKDSKGSDYCLAPTCEEEITSLIGSYVTSYKDLPMTVYQVGRKYRDEKRPRGGLLRGREFLMKDAYSFDASKEEAVRTFESMNHTYDLIFKDLGVPFVSAWADSGDIGGDMSKEYHYTHESGEDTVMACDSCGHISNVEKCSSFPVEDNQYSGDVSVRYALSEDRDTLVCLYYPQNRVLNWNLVKAALDGDVDSSLRDTSNEKVLELFRANKSEDEMMLASVLRVMDCRLNSRSNYPDFPLNQYLKSNFSQLSDASIVDAEAGELCGSCEEGHLSSKRSIEVGHTFFLGQKYSEPLNAKFSTRENTEEYCEMGCYGIGVSRLVGAIAHVTRDDAGLRWPRAVAPYEISICAAKQDELVAEVEGLLSSWGREVWVNRDEKAGLGRKIAASHSLGIPVCVIVGKKSWPCVEIEVRAPLVGERWRAELAQHGEAWGWTVQESAPVGGAAHHRVRKEHLKDVVGVILTDM